GTGGTATGTATATCCCGATCGGGGAGTCGCTTACCACGACGGCAATTTCGGCGGTTACCACTCAATCAACTGGATAAACGCGAAGAAGAAGCAGGCAATTATTTTACTCGGCAACCGGCACACCGACAAGGTGCGCGAAATCACCTGGCACCTCGACCGCGCGCTGAACGGCCTCGAGGCCAAAAAACTCGATTAAATTATTTGTCGATCTGTCCAAGGTTTATTAAGTTCATTGGACAATGATCGATTCGCTTCTCGCCAAGGGGCTTTTGCCCGATTTTATCATTCGCCGGGGCATTCGTATGCTGAACCGGCGCCGCCTCAAAGAAATCAGCGCACACAATATTGAGCTCGGTCAGGCCAAAGCAATGGCCCTCGTCGAGACACTGAGAAAATCTGAGATCGCGATTCTTACCGAGAAGGCAAACGAACAGCATTACGAAATTCCCGCAGAGTTTTTCGCGCTTGTTCTGGGCAAGAACAGAAAATACAGCAGCTGCTATTATCCGACAGGCCGCGAATCACTCGACCAGGCTGAAGATCTGATGCTCGCAGAGACTGTCGCGATGGCGCGACTCGCAGATGGCCAAAATATTCTCGAACTCGGTTGTGGCTGGGGTTCGCTTTCGCTTTATATGGCGTCGAAGTTTCCCAAAGCGCGTATCACGGCGATCTCCAATTCGGCAAGCCAGAAGGCTTACATCGATTCTGAGGCAAAGCGGCGCGGCATAAAAAATCTGAAGATCATCACGGCGGATGTCAATCGTTTCAAGCCGGCGGCCTCGTTCGACCGTGTTGTTTCCGTTGAGATGTTCGAGCATATGCGCAACTACGATGAGCTGTTTGGGCGCATACGTTCATGGCTGAAGCCCAAAGGTATGCTTTTCGTGCACATCTTCACGCACCGCATGTTTCCCTATCTGTTCGAAGACAAGGCGAGCGACGACTGGATGTCGCGGTATTTCTTCTCGGGAGGCATTATGCCCTCGAACCAGCTGTTTTCATATTTTTCGAAGGGTTTTAGCCTGAAGGAGCAGCGCATTTTCAAAGGCACGCACTACCATTTAACCAGCGAACACTGGCTGCAAAATATGGACAAGAACCGCAAGGCGATTGAGGGCATTTTCGCGAAAGTTTACGGCGAGGCAAACGTGACGCGTTGGATTAACTATTGGCGGGTTTTCTTTCTTGCGGTATCCGAGCTTTTCCGTGCCCGCGGCGGCGAAGAGTGGAACGTCAGTCACTACCTCTTTGAGAAGGCATGAGACTAACCGCGAAAAAACTCAGCGAACTCACTGGCGTGCCGGCGGCGAATATTCGCAAGTGGCGCGAGCGCTATTCGATTCTCGACCCACAGCGCGGCGACAACGGCTATCTGTATTACACCTCTGAAGACTATCGTGTGGTGCTGGGTATTAACCGGCTGCTCGCCGATGGCAAGAAACTTGCGGGCATTATGCATCTGGGGCGCGGTAAACTGCTCGAGATCGCTCCGCAGGTTAACTACACAACCGAACAGATGCAGTTTTTAGAGAAGGTGATCGAAGGAAACTTCAGCGTTTTTTCGCAGCAGTACGACGAATATCTGCAAACGCATTCGGTTGAATCGTTAGTACAGAAGAAAGTGCATCCGCAGACGGTTTTGGTAGGGCAGGCCTGGGAATCAGGCTTTATCACCGTCGCGACAGAACATGCTTTCACGCGCTGGGTTATGGGTTATCTCTCTCAGCTTGCGTTGCGGTTTACGCGCAAGAAGGGCGGCGACCGCCTGTTTGTCGCATTTCCCGGTGATGCCCATGAACTCGGTGCGATGATGCACTTCGTACTCATGTCGGCTGAGGGACTCGGCGGAAAATTTTGCGGCGCGTTGCCTTTCGACAGGCTCTTCGAAGAGCTCAACCACGGCGACTACGAAGAGGTTCATGTTTCGGCGACGATTCCCAAATCACGCGAAGAAATCGATAAATTCGTCAGCGCGGTGCACAAGAAGTTTCCGCATATTAAGGTCAAAATCGGCGGTAGTGGCGCCAAGACAGCAGGTTCAAAATGAAAAAACTCGCAATCGTCGGCAGCGGGGTTGCCGGTCTTGGGGCGGCATGGCTTTTACGCGACAGATACGAGATCAGCATTTTTGAGGCGGGTTCATATGTCGGCGGCCATACCAACACATTTGACGTGCCGCTGCTCGGTGGGGGCACGCAGCCCGTAGATACAGGGTTTATTGTTTTTAACGAGCAGACCTACCCACACCTCTTGACACTTTTTCGTGACCTGGGCGTCGAATACGCGAACAGCGATATGTCGTTTGCCCACTACAACACGCTGACCGGGTTGCAGTGGTCGTCGCGCGGCCTTGCGGGGCTCTTTGCGCAGAGAAAGAATCTGCTTTCGCCACGCTACTATAAATTCTTACTCGAAGCCAACCGCTTCAATACGCAATTGCCAAAAGATCTGGAGCGCGGGCGGGTAGATGGCTCATTTGGCGATTATCTGCGGCGAAACAAGTTTTCTGATTTTTTCATGCAGAACTACATCGTACCGATGACTGCGGCTGTGTGGTCGACCCCGCCCGATCGTATGCTGTCTTTTCCCGCGCGCACGTTCGCCCGTTTTTTTGTGAACCACGGTTTTTTAAGTCTGTACAGTGGTCTGCAATGGAAATACGTCGTGGGTGGCAGCCGCTCGTACGTGAAAAAGATACTCGCCGCGCATAAGGGCAAGGTACACCTGAACGAGCCAGTCAGCCGTGTCAGCGAAGCCGGCGGTAGGGTTGAGGTATTGACCGCGAAAGGGCGGCACGAGTTCGATGCGGTATTGCTCGCCACGCACGCCGACCAGTCGCTGCGCATGCTGGCGAACCCCAGCGACGAGCAGAAGAGGCTGCTCTCTAAATTCAAATATGAGCAGAACCGTGCTGTATTGCACAGCGACGAGAATGTTCTGCAACCGATTAAAAAAACCTGGGCCTCGTGGAACTTTAAGCTCGGCAAGAATTCAGCCGGCGGGTTTAAATCGACAGTCGTTTATTACATGAACCTGCTGCAGAATATTCCCGGCCCGGTGAAATATTTCGTGTCGCTGAATGATTTTCAAATTATCGACCCCGCAAAGATCTACGCCACAATTGATTATGAGCACCCGCTCTTTGACGAGCAGACAGAGATAGCGCAAGCGCATTTGCCGCGACTCAACGAAACCGGTAATATTTTCTTCAGCGGCAGTTATTTTCGCTACGGCTTTCATGAAGATGCCTACATGTCAGCGGTAAATGCGGCCGAGGCAATTGCACGCAGGCTGTGAGAATGAAAGAAGGAGTTTATTCACTCGAAATCTTTCATGAGCGGCGAAAACCCGTGCCGCAGAAGTTCACGATCAGGGGCTACATGCTCTTCGTCGACGTTTCGCGATTCGACAGTCGTGATGCCAGCAGGCTTTTGGGTTTCGACCGCCGCAGGTTGCACAGCTTCAGGCGCAGCGACTTTTCTTTGCTGCGCGATTCAAGCGAAACTTCCCGTGGCGCCGCGCTGGCATTTCTCAAAAAAGCGACGGGACTCACAGCAGACACCGTGATGCTGCTCGCTAACCCGGCAATCTTTGGTTACGTGTTTAATCCGGTGAGTTTCTTCTTTTGCTACCGCAATGGCGCCCATGTCGCGACGATCGTCGAGGTGAACAATACCTTTGGCCAGCAAAAACATTACCTGGTGCGGGCGGGTGAAAGATACAACGCGCAGAAAAACTTCTACGTTTCGCCTTTTATTTCGTCATTTCACCATTTCGCGATGCGGTTAGGTGCCCCTGCTGATCGCCTCTCGATCGGCATACACACGCAGAAAGAGGGCAAGGCCGAGCTGGTGGCTGAAATGCGTGGCACGCGCTCGCCGCTCACCGACCTGCAGCTGCTGGCGGCGTTTTTCAAATTTCCATTTTATACCGCGCGCGTAATCGTCATGATACACTGGTATGCCCTTCGCCTGATGCTGAAGGGTGTGCCGTTTTATCCGAAAGAAAATACCGACGCAGCATTGCTGCACGCAGATTTGAGGAGCTCGAAGTGACATTTTACAAGAAGCTGTTTCGCTATGGATTGTCCCGTATTCAGAAGGGTAGTCTGACGATTACCGAATCATTTGCAGGTGGTGAAACCTATTCGCTGCGTGGCAACCAACCCGGATACGAAGCCCAAATCACCGTGCAAGATCCCTATTTTTACAAGCACTGCGTACTCTATGGCGAAATCGGTTTTGGCGAAAGTTATGTTTCCGCGACCTGGCAGACGACTGACCTGAATCTGACGCTGCGCTGGTTCGCAGACAATGCGCGACAGATGCCGGGATTTTCGGGATCATCAGCATCAACCTGGTTTTTGAACGTTCTCGGTTTTGTGAACCGTATAAAACATTTCTTCAGACCGAACACCATCAAGATCAGCAGAAAAAATATCGCTGAGCATTACGACATCGGCAACAGACTGTATGAATTGATGCTGGGCAAAACCATGGCCTATTCGTGCGGTATTTTTCGTAAAGCCACTGACACGCTCGACGCCGCGCAAGAGCGCAAGTTTGAAACGATTTGCCAGAAGCTGCAGTTGCGAAAGGGCGATCATCTGCTCGAAATTGGCAGCGGCTGGGGTGGTTTCGCGATTTATGCAGCCCGCAAGTACGGCTGTCGCATTACGACAATTACAATTTCTGAACAGCAGTTTATTTATGCTCAGCAGGCGATACGCAAAGCGCGCCTCGAGAAACTCATCGACCTCAGAATTTGTGACTACAGAACGCTTGAAGGCCAGTTCGATAAAATCGTCTCGATTGAAATGGCAGAGGCAATTGGTTTCAAATATTTCGACACCTATTTCGGTAAGGTGGCCAGCCTGTTGAAGCCCGAAGGCCTCGCCGTTCTGCAATACATTACATTTCCCGAGTCGAGGTTCGAACAATATCTGAAGAATACCGATTTTTCACAGATTTATATTTTCCCGGGATCGTGCCTGCTGTCAAATCACGAGGTCATGAAATCGTTGCACCGTACATCAGATCTGTTGCTCAACGATCTTGAAACGATGGGCCAGCATTATTCAACGACGCTGCGCCGGTGGCGGCAGAACATCGAGAAGAACCGTAAAGAATTGCTCAAAATGGGGTACGATGAAAAGTTCTTACGCAAATGGGTCTATTATCTCTGTTTTTGCGAGGCGGGTTTCGCCGAGCGTGCGATCAATGATGTACAGGTAGTCTTAGGGCGGGCAAATACAAAACAACTGGGGGATTACAATGGACTGGTTGAACCTTATCTCGACAGGCTGTAAACATGCGACAGTTATCGCAATCGCCATCATGACAGTAGAGGTTTCGGCCTCGACTGCCGGCACGTTGAAATTCAGGGGAGATGCCTACGATCTTTCGACGGGTAAATTCGTTTATTCTGAGAATCATTCGGAGTTCTACAAAGAAGGCAAACATGCATATTCGCGTGTATCGTACCGCGACGCTGCCGGCAAAGAATTCGCGAGCAAAATAATCACATTTCTGCCAAACCGCACGCAACCCACGTACGAGCTGCGCGATGTGCGCGACGGTTATGTTGAGGGCATCAGGCGCGAGGCAGGGGGTACAGTGTATTACGCACGGCGCAAGGCCGATGAGCCGATGAAAGAAAAACGCATACAAACCCCTGCGCCTGCGGTGTTTGACGGTGGCTTTGATTATTTTGTGCGCGAAAATTTTAACGAGATCTGCGCAGGTACGAATAAGTCGTTTTTCTTTGCTGTACCCATAGAACTCGATTACTTTCGCTTTCGTGTGGCACGGCAAGAGTCTGGCGATGTCTGCCGCATGAACCTCGAGCTCGATAACGTGTTGCTGCGGCAGATCGTGCGCCCGATTAAACTCTGGTATGAAACGAAAACGGGCCGGTTAAAAAAATACGAGGGCATTTCAAACATCAATGGCCCCGATGGCAAGAGTCTCAAGGTGCGCGTCGTTTTCACCTATCCAGAGAAATAATGCGCATATTACCCTTATCGCTTTATGCGCTGGCCGAATCAGGTATTTTTGCCGTCGAGTTTTTTGTCAGGCTGCAACTGCTGATCTATTACACCGATGTGCTGAAAATTGAGAGTTATCTTGCCTCGATAGCTGCCGGCGCTGCTCTCGTCTGGGATGCCTTCGTGGACCCCTATGTCGGCACGCTCTCTGATACGTTCAAAAGCCGCTGGGGCAACCGTAAACCGTTTCTGGTCGCGGGCGCGGTATTGATAATACCGTCGCTTTTTTGGATATTTGCTCCCTACACGGCTGCCGGCACAGTTGCAATCTTTGTGCAGCTGTTACTCTCGAACCTGTTGCTCAACACAGGCATTACCCTGGTCACGGTGCCACACGCGGCGATTTCTGCTGAACTCTCTAAAGATGCCGCAGTACGCGTTCGTATTTTCGCTGCCCGGTTGCTTTTTGCCAACTTCGGCTTGATTCTTGGACTCGTCATACCTGCGGCGTTTATGGGCAGCGGACGCAGCACGGGCACCGCACCCTACGAGGTCTTCTCGCAGATTGCTCTGGTCATGGGTGTTATATGTTTTGCAGCGGTTATCGTCTGCGTTCTCTCGCTCAAAACGACGCACAGCGAGCAGCAAAAATCTGCTGAGCGCAGTTTCTTGAATGACCTGAAGCTGGCGGCTCGTAACAGATTCTTCGTGGCGCTTTTCATAGCAGGATTTTTAGCGTACATCGCCGTCGCCATCAATTCGACACTCGCGCGCTTCTATTATGACCATTTTCTGAAACTGAACGAAGACGAGCTGGCTCTGGTTCTGATCGTCTTCATTTTGGTTTGGTCTTTTTCTGTCGTTTTGTGGGTAACTCTCGCGGATAAGTTCGGCAAAGACCTGCCGGCCACGGTCGGCATTGTCGGGCTGGGCTTCATGACAATATTCAGTTATCCGTTTTTTCCAGAGGGCAAACTGGCAGGGCCAATAGCTGCGGCTGTTCTGGGCGGCATATTCACCGGCTGCATTTTGCTGTTTGATTCGTATGTCGCCGATGCAGCCGATATCGATTCGGCGAAAAGCGGCCAGAACCGCGATGGCCTCTATTTTGGCCTCTGGAAATTCGGCATCAAGGCTTCGCGCGGTGTTGCCGTTGCGCTTTCGGGCATGCTGCTCTGGGCGATTGGCTACCAGGCTGGTGTTACTCCGGATGAAACTGTCAAGTTTCGTATTGCGCTACTCTTTGGGCCCGCCGTTGGTTCGATTTTTGTGCTGTCAGGGCTGGTATTCTATTTCTCTGCCGCAAAAGCGCGCCGCGCCGCGACCGCAACCTGAATTTTCTGAATTGCAACGAAAGCTGCCGATAATCATCTATGCGGGAGTGGGCCGGCGATTTCGCTGAATTTCTTGAGTCAGAGCAGAACGCTTCGCCCAATACCCGGGCTGCGTACGCGCGCGACCTTGGCCAGTGGTTCAGCTTTCTCGAGACCGAAGGTATTCAGAACGACGAAATTACCGGCGAAGATGTTTATGCATTTATCGGCAGCCTCAAGAATCGTGAGCAGGCGCTCGAAAGGCGCACGCAGGCGCGCAAGCTTTCGGCTATCAAATCATTCTTTCGTTTTCTTGAGCGGCGCAAACTTACTGAAAAAAATCCTGCCCGGTCATTGAAGGCAGCGCGGTACAAACGCCTGCTGCCGAGGCCCTTACGGCCGCTGGAACTCGAGGCGCTGCTCGACGACGGTATCAGCGACACTTTTACCGCGCTGCGCGACAAGGCGCTCTGGGAGACAATCTATTCGTCGGGCATGCGTGTCTCTGAGGCGCTTTCGCTCGATATGGGTCGGTTTAGCGTCGAGTTTGTGCCTGAAGAGCTGACCGTCATGGGTAAAGGCAGCAAAGCGCGCGTCGTCTATCTCGGCAAAGCAGCGCGCGAGGCACTCAGCGAATATTTGCCGGTACGCGCCGACCAACTGTACCGGCAGGCAAAAAATACGCCTGCGCTGTTCATCAACGCCAAAGGGACCCCGCTCACCCGGCGCG
The sequence above is a segment of the Turneriella parva DSM 21527 genome. Coding sequences within it:
- a CDS encoding SAM-dependent methyltransferase, translated to MIDSLLAKGLLPDFIIRRGIRMLNRRRLKEISAHNIELGQAKAMALVETLRKSEIAILTEKANEQHYEIPAEFFALVLGKNRKYSSCYYPTGRESLDQAEDLMLAETVAMARLADGQNILELGCGWGSLSLYMASKFPKARITAISNSASQKAYIDSEAKRRGIKNLKIITADVNRFKPAASFDRVVSVEMFEHMRNYDELFGRIRSWLKPKGMLFVHIFTHRMFPYLFEDKASDDWMSRYFFSGGIMPSNQLFSYFSKGFSLKEQRIFKGTHYHLTSEHWLQNMDKNRKAIEGIFAKVYGEANVTRWINYWRVFFLAVSELFRARGGEEWNVSHYLFEKA
- a CDS encoding MFS transporter — encoded protein: MRILPLSLYALAESGIFAVEFFVRLQLLIYYTDVLKIESYLASIAAGAALVWDAFVDPYVGTLSDTFKSRWGNRKPFLVAGAVLIIPSLFWIFAPYTAAGTVAIFVQLLLSNLLLNTGITLVTVPHAAISAELSKDAAVRVRIFAARLLFANFGLILGLVIPAAFMGSGRSTGTAPYEVFSQIALVMGVICFAAVIVCVLSLKTTHSEQQKSAERSFLNDLKLAARNRFFVALFIAGFLAYIAVAINSTLARFYYDHFLKLNEDELALVLIVFILVWSFSVVLWVTLADKFGKDLPATVGIVGLGFMTIFSYPFFPEGKLAGPIAAAVLGGIFTGCILLFDSYVADAADIDSAKSGQNRDGLYFGLWKFGIKASRGVAVALSGMLLWAIGYQAGVTPDETVKFRIALLFGPAVGSIFVLSGLVFYFSAAKARRAATAT
- a CDS encoding SAM-dependent methyltransferase; this encodes MTFYKKLFRYGLSRIQKGSLTITESFAGGETYSLRGNQPGYEAQITVQDPYFYKHCVLYGEIGFGESYVSATWQTTDLNLTLRWFADNARQMPGFSGSSASTWFLNVLGFVNRIKHFFRPNTIKISRKNIAEHYDIGNRLYELMLGKTMAYSCGIFRKATDTLDAAQERKFETICQKLQLRKGDHLLEIGSGWGGFAIYAARKYGCRITTITISEQQFIYAQQAIRKARLEKLIDLRICDYRTLEGQFDKIVSIEMAEAIGFKYFDTYFGKVASLLKPEGLAVLQYITFPESRFEQYLKNTDFSQIYIFPGSCLLSNHEVMKSLHRTSDLLLNDLETMGQHYSTTLRRWRQNIEKNRKELLKMGYDEKFLRKWVYYLCFCEAGFAERAINDVQVVLGRANTKQLGDYNGLVEPYLDRL
- a CDS encoding DUF1365 domain-containing protein — its product is MKEGVYSLEIFHERRKPVPQKFTIRGYMLFVDVSRFDSRDASRLLGFDRRRLHSFRRSDFSLLRDSSETSRGAALAFLKKATGLTADTVMLLANPAIFGYVFNPVSFFFCYRNGAHVATIVEVNNTFGQQKHYLVRAGERYNAQKNFYVSPFISSFHHFAMRLGAPADRLSIGIHTQKEGKAELVAEMRGTRSPLTDLQLLAAFFKFPFYTARVIVMIHWYALRLMLKGVPFYPKENTDAALLHADLRSSK
- a CDS encoding NAD(P)/FAD-dependent oxidoreductase — protein: MKKLAIVGSGVAGLGAAWLLRDRYEISIFEAGSYVGGHTNTFDVPLLGGGTQPVDTGFIVFNEQTYPHLLTLFRDLGVEYANSDMSFAHYNTLTGLQWSSRGLAGLFAQRKNLLSPRYYKFLLEANRFNTQLPKDLERGRVDGSFGDYLRRNKFSDFFMQNYIVPMTAAVWSTPPDRMLSFPARTFARFFVNHGFLSLYSGLQWKYVVGGSRSYVKKILAAHKGKVHLNEPVSRVSEAGGRVEVLTAKGRHEFDAVLLATHADQSLRMLANPSDEQKRLLSKFKYEQNRAVLHSDENVLQPIKKTWASWNFKLGKNSAGGFKSTVVYYMNLLQNIPGPVKYFVSLNDFQIIDPAKIYATIDYEHPLFDEQTEIAQAHLPRLNETGNIFFSGSYFRYGFHEDAYMSAVNAAEAIARRL
- a CDS encoding MerR family transcriptional regulator translates to MRLTAKKLSELTGVPAANIRKWRERYSILDPQRGDNGYLYYTSEDYRVVLGINRLLADGKKLAGIMHLGRGKLLEIAPQVNYTTEQMQFLEKVIEGNFSVFSQQYDEYLQTHSVESLVQKKVHPQTVLVGQAWESGFITVATEHAFTRWVMGYLSQLALRFTRKKGGDRLFVAFPGDAHELGAMMHFVLMSAEGLGGKFCGALPFDRLFEELNHGDYEEVHVSATIPKSREEIDKFVSAVHKKFPHIKVKIGGSGAKTAGSK
- a CDS encoding tyrosine recombinase, coding for MREWAGDFAEFLESEQNASPNTRAAYARDLGQWFSFLETEGIQNDEITGEDVYAFIGSLKNREQALERRTQARKLSAIKSFFRFLERRKLTEKNPARSLKAARYKRLLPRPLRPLELEALLDDGISDTFTALRDKALWETIYSSGMRVSEALSLDMGRFSVEFVPEELTVMGKGSKARVVYLGKAAREALSEYLPVRADQLYRQAKNTPALFINAKGTPLTRRGAHYLIKKRVNALGLDARVSPHSLRHSFATDLLNAGADIRHVQEMLGHASVSTTQNYTQVAKERLFDVYRKAHPHGRS